The genomic DNA cgaagaagaatccgccgtcgtcgtcaaactCAATGGCTTTCCTTCAggaactaaaaaaaataaaattcttctcaaaataaattcttttTCGCCCCCAATCATTTCCCACCATCTTGTCCCGttctttgttctttttcagctTTGTTGCCTTCGAGCAAAGTCGAACCGGAAGTGAGAAACGCTCTCACTCTCACGGTATATAACGTATATTTCTTCAGCCGAGATGCCAAATAGGTCAACGTCTCGTTGGAGACATTCACCGTCGTCATTGCGCTGTCGCTCAACGCTGATTCGAAGTACGACACGTAGTATCCTTCGAGAATTCCATTCGGTTGAAGTGGCTCAGCCCATGTTATAGAAAGAGCCGTTGAGCTGACCACAGTAACAGTCAATCCAACAGGAACAGACGGAGCTAAAAGCAAAATATTTCGAAAAACAATAGAACGTGCTCTTTAGGTGACCATACCATCTTCAACTGTTTGGACTCTTACGCTCTTAGAAGGTCCTTCCTCTACGGTACGAGCAGAAACTGATATATCGTAGACCGTAAAAGGCGCTAGCCCTGTGAGAATTATCTGTGGTGTggtgacgattttttcttggtttggagacgacgatgatgaatACACAACTCTGTAACTTCGTATGCGACCGTTGGCGGGCCGGGGTTCAGCCCATTGCAGCGTTATACTGCTGGCGTTTCGTTCCGTAAATTCAAGATTGCGCACCGGCGTCGGAGCTATAGTAAAGGAGATTGAGAAAGCCTCTATATTAGAACACGCGGGTTCTACCTGATTCGTCCGTTTGTGCTGCCACAAATCGACTGTCACTTGACCCAGCCCGATTCTTCGCCACTACCGAGAAATTGTAATTTACAAACGGTTTCAATCCGGTTATAACagcagacgtcgacgacaccATCACTGGCGAAGCTGAACTACCGACATAAGATACAGAATAGTTGCTGACGATTCCTGCTGGATTAGGATTTGACCAAGAAAGAGATACGTTGGTAGGCTGGGTgtcggtgacgacgagaTTTTCCACCGGTAGCGGTGCTAGCACTAAAGACAAAGTCTAAAGCATTTCTCATTTCAATCATCAAAGTATTCCTTACACGTGCAAATTAGCCCATCACCAGAATATCCTGGATTGCAGGTGCAGGTGAAGGAACCGATTGAGTTACTACAGTTGGCGTTTGAGTCACACGGAGAACTTGTTATgcattcgttgacgtcggcACTGCATTCTGTTCCCGTGTATCCAGTCACGCAATTACAGCTATAGCTATCAATGGCGTCGAGACACGTGCCACCGTTCTGGCAAGGCTGAGaagcacattcgtcaatattgGTTTCGCAAACATCCCCAGTGTAGCCAGAAATGCAACCACACTgatattgattgatttgatCAGTGCAGGTGCCgtcattttgacaaggagACGAActacattcgtcgacgtttatCTCGCAAGACAATCCTGTGAATCCGGCAAGACAACTGCACTGGTACTGATTGACTTTATCCATGCACGTTCCTCCATTCTGACAAGGCATTGAAGAACATTCGTCAACGTTAGTTGCGCAAGCAGTTCCAGTGTATCCAGGAACGCAATTGCACGTATAGAAACCTGGAGAGCCTTCCGTGCATGAGCCCCCGTTCAAACAAGGGTtcgacgcgcattcgtcaatatcagTCTCACACTCAACTCCAGTATATCCTCCAGCACACTGACACTGAAAAGCATTGACTTTATCCATGCACGTTCCTCCATTCTGACAAGGCACGGAAgcacattcgtcaacgtTAGTTGCGCAACTAGTTCCAGTGTATCCAGCAACGCAACTGCAGTTATAGAAACCTGGAGAGCCTTCCGTGCATGAGCCCCCGTTCCAACAAGGCATAGACGcgcattcatcaatatcagTTTCGCAGTCAACTCCAGTATATCCCTCAGCGCACTGGCATTGATACCCATTGACTTCATCCAAGCATGTTCCCCCGTTCTGACACGGCATTGAAGtacattcgtcaatatcagTTTCACACTGCTCTCCGGTATATCCTCTAACGCACTGACACTGAAACGCATTGACTTCATCCACGCACGTTcccccattttgacaaggcattgacgcacattcgtcaacgtTAGTTGCGCAACTAGTTCCAGTGTATCCAGCAACGCAACTGCAGTTATAGAAACCTGGAGAGCCTTCCGTGCATGAGCCCTCGTTCAAACAAGGCATCGACGCGCACTCATCAATATCAGTCTCGCACTCCTTTCCAGTGTATCCTTCAGAGCACTGGCATTGATATCCGTTGACTTCATCCGTGCATGTTCCTCCATTCTGACAAGGCATTGAAGtgcattcgtcgatgacaTTGGTTTCACAATCAGCCCCCGTGTATCCAGGAACGCAATTGCACGTATAGTAACCCACAAGAGAGTCTTCCGTGCACGAGCCCCCGTTTAAACAAGGCATTGACAcgcattcatcaatatcagTCTCACACTGAACTCCGGTATATCCTCTAACGCACTGACATCGAAACGCATTGACTTCATCCACGCACGTTcccccattttgacaaggcaTTGgcgcacattcgtcgatgttaGTTGCGCAACTAGTTCCAGTGTATCCAGCAACGCAACTGCAGTTATAGAAACCTGGAGAGCCTTCCGTGCATGAGCCCCCGTTCAAACAAGGCATCGACGCGCACTCATCAATATCAGTCTCGCACTCCTTTCCAGTGTATCCTTCAGAGCACTGGCATTGATATCCGTTGACTTCATCCGTGCATGTTCCTCCATTCTGACAAGGCATTGAAGtacattcgtcaatatcagTTTCACACTGCTCTCCGGTATATCCTCTAACGCACTGACACTGAAACGCATTGACTTCATCAACGCACATTcccccattttgacaaggcattgacgcacattcgtcgatgttaGTTGCGCAACTAGTTCCAGTGTATCCAGGAACGCAACTGCAGTTATAGAAACCTGGAGAGCCTTCCGTGCATGAGCCCCCGTTCCAACAAGGCATCGACGcgcattcatcaatatcagTTTCGCAGTCAACTCCAGTATATCCCTCAGCGCACTGGCATTGGTACCCATTGACTTCATCCAGGCACGTTCCTCCATTCTGACACGGCATCgaagcgcattcgtcgatattcgtctcgcacgTCGCGCCCGTATATCCCGCGACACACGTACATACAGCTGATCCTCCGCTGTTGTCGCACGTCGCCCTATTCTGGCACGGGTTCGGCGTGCATTGAGCGTCTGAATAAAGATAAGGCTCGCTTATGAACGCCTAGTTTCGTCGAGTCGTACCTGCTAGACGATCTATCGTGGCAACTAGGCACAGGAAAGCCTGGGAAAGAACGAGGAAAATGACTTAGGGGTTTGACAGGGGACCCCGCCCATTCGAAGAATGCGTGTGGCGACGATTGGCGTCTAATGACTTGTCAACTTGTACACGCGATGCGGTAGGGAGAACGCGAGAAACGGGCGTTTGGGTAAGCGTTCCGCGAAGAGCAAAACCTACAAGGGCAAGGATTTGCCGAAAATTCTTCATGACGACTCAAAGAGCTTCGACGCAAGAGTGAGACGTCTCGAGAGAAAACAGCGCgcgaggaaaaagaaaagaaggaacACGATCGAAGAAAGAACGGGCGATTGAAATCAACAGCGAATCAACAGTGCCTACTCCGCCCCCCCCGCCTACTCCTGAGATCACGCGTCATGTGATGGGCCATGTGATCATTGACGTCCTCAAAACTTTTCTCTACGGATCAAGAGTATGAAGAAAGTGGCGGCCTCGTTTCACGCGCcctgcgcgtcgacgatgaagaagaaggaaaactgagatcaaatcaaaagaaagcagTAGCCGAGATCGGCGACGGACGAAGCGGTCAAGAGTATATTTGATCAGGCAGCcgaaaaagccgtttactTGTCGTCGATGGAAGAGGGACTTGCTCGCGTGGGCAAAACGGCCGATTTGCTGCGCGGCGAAAAAGTGCCAGACTACATTCCGAAAGTTTTCACGTGGGCGATAGATTACGTAAAGAATAAGAACGACGttcaagaagaaggaaaacggCACCTGGGTTAGTAAAAAAAACGAGCCCCgtattatttatatatataagacCTCGTAAGGACGCTTGTACACCATTACAGCCACAGCAGCGGAAGGGCGATTGCAATAGACCATAATTTGTATCCGTTGACTTCACTTCCCCCACAAGGCATCGAAGCGCATTCGCCGACGTTAGTTTCACAATCAGCCCCCGTGTATCCAGCAACGCAATTGCACCTATAGTAACCCGCAAGAGAGTCTTCCATGCATGAGCCCCCGTTCAAACAAGGCATTGACAcgcattcatcaatatcagTTTCACAATCAGCTCCTGTGAATCCAGTAGCGCAATTGCACTTATAGTAACCCGCAAGAGAGTCTTCCATGCATGAGCCCCCGTTCAAACAAGGCATCGACAcgcattcatcaatatcagTTTCACAATCAGCTCCTGTGAATCCTCTAGCACACTGACATTGATATCCTTTGACTTCACGTGTGCACGTTCCCCCATTCTGACAAGGCATTGAAGCGCAATCGCCAACGTTAGTTTCACAATCAGCCCCCGTGTATGCAGCAACGCAATTGCACTTATAGTAACCCGCAAGAGAGTCTTCCATGCATGAGCCCCCGTTCAAACAAGGCATTGACAcgcattcatcaatatcagTTTCACAATCAGCTCCTGTGAATCCAGTAGCGCAATTGCACTTATAGTAACCTGCAAGAGAGTCTTCCATGCATGCGCCCCCGTTTAAACAAGGCATTGACAcgcattcatcaatatcagTCTCACACTGCTCTCCGGTATATCCTCTAGCGCACTGACACTGAAAAGCATTGGCTTCATCCACGCACATTcccccattttgacaaggcattgacgcacattcgtcgatgttaGTTGCGCAACTAGTTCCAGTGTATCCAGCAGCGCAACTGCATATATAGAAACCCGCACGAGGGTCTTCCATGCATGAGCCTCCGTACCAACAAGGCAtcgacgcgcattcgtcaatatcaaTTTCGCAGTCAACTCCAGTATATCCCTCAGCGCACTGGCATTGGTACCCATTGACTTCATCCAggcacgttcctccgttctgACACGGCATtgaagcgcattcgtcgatattcgtctcgcacgTCGCGCCCGTATATCCCGCGACACACGTACATACAGCTGGTCCTCCCGTATCGTCGCACGTCGCCCCATTCTGGCACGAGTTTGGCGTGCATTGAGCGTCTGAATAAAGTTAAGGCTCGCTTATGAACGCCTAGTTTCGTCGAGTCGTACCTGCTAGACGATTGGCAACTAGGCACAGGAAAGCCTGCGAAAGAACGAGGAAAATGACTTAGGGGTTTGACAGGGGACCCCGCCCATTCGAAGAATGGGCGTGGCGACGATTGCCTCTAATGACTTGTCAACTTGTACACGCGATGCGGTAGGGAGAACGCGTTTGGGTAAGCGTTCCGCAAAGAGCGAAAACCTACAAGGGCAAGGATTTGCCGAAAATTCTTCATGACGACTCAAAGAGCGAGACGGGCGATTGAAATCAACAGTGCCTACACACATCACATGACGCGTGATCTGAGCTCCGTCATTTGCCGTCCAGTCGCAGGCTCGATTGAACATGTCGGTCGAGATTGGAGTCGGTGACGTCCTCAAAGCTTTTCTCTACGATCAAGAGTATGAAGAAAGTGGCGGCCTCGCTCCACGCGCCCTGCGCGCCGAAagcgacttcgtcgacgacgatgaagaagaagaaaaactgagatcaaatcaaaagaaagcggTAGCCGATATCGCCGGGGAGTTGGCGTCGATCGGCGACCagatcgatcgcgaaaatGAATCCGCCCTCCAAGgtccgagcgacgtcgtcgaagcgttgGTCAAAAAAACGCCGGATGAAGAAGAGGTCAAGAGAATATTTGATCAGGCAGCcgaaaaagccgtttacctGTCGTCGATGGAAGAGGGACTTGCTCGCGTGGGCGCGGTCGTTTACTTGGCCAAAAAGACGGCCGATTTGCTGCGCGGCGAAAATGTGCCAGGCCACATTTCGAAAGTTTTCACGTGGGCGATAGATTATGTGAAGAATAAGCTGGGAACGACGttcaagaagaaggaaaacggCACCTGGGTTAGTACCTTTGGGGGCGAGTCCCCTCCTTCATTGTTGATGAGTAATGATGATCTCACATGTGCTAAATTGAGAGACAGAGGTTACAGAAATGCCGTTCGGCGTCAAAATAAACTAAAAACAGCCCTTTTAGTTTTTTCAAGGGGTGGAAAGGGCTGTTTCTAGTGTTCTCAAACTAATGAGGTTTCTTATCTCTCTTGCATATAGATTGCCCAGGATCCAGAAAAGCATTTTTGAGAGCAGCGGCAGTTGCAAATGACAGAAGACTTAACATAGATGATATGTTTCGTTTATTTTGATTCTGTATTAGCTAGCAGTTATTGCATCAGTAAGCATCCTCatcctcttcgtccttcTTCAGTGTGGTCACTTGCTACGAGTACATAATATAGACACTGTTAGACAGTACAAGCCTTTACCTCTTCCTTGCTGATGTACACGCCGTACGTATCCGTCCacttttcgattttcgccgcCAACGACGCTTTGATGTCTGCGTTGACGCGTACTGCGTAGCGTCCCAGCGCCAAAAGCCACGAAAACGCTTGTGGACGGTCGACGATGTGGCTAATCGTCTCTTCGAGCATGCTCACCGTCACTGGATACTTGGTCGCTTTCTCCACGAACTCCGCTCCCTTCTTTTCGACCTCGACCggatcgatttcgttcgcCCGTTCCTTGAGAAAGCGCaccattttctttctgccGTCTAGCATGCGTCTTTCGCTTGGAAGAAGCTGTTGATGCCGTTCGTTATCGCCTCGCGGAACGACATTCTCGCTGCCTTCCTTCAATGTGCtgtcgacgtcttcatcgGGATCGCAGCACACAGTAAGGAAATCGTTAAAGTCTCCAAATCGAACAACTCCCTCGAGCGACATGGCGGGAGTTGTAGCCGTGTGACTGAGCTactttttttcgtctctccCTGTAGTGCGCGTGGTGGGAACGCGCGCGCAGACTCGACTAAAAATGTGCGCGAAATGGACTGGACGAATAATCGGTAACGAAATGGAAATTTACAGTCAAAATAACCTCGACTTTCTACCTAGATGAAATTTCTCAGTCGTTCTTCATCTCATGCTGATAGTTGGGACCAATACTGCTCTCTGCATACGACTTAGCTAGCAGTCGAAGCGGCTCTTTCATATCCCAATTCTCTGCGAttaatcgacgagaaacagaCGCAATAAAGGCGAGAGGATTCTGCGGTTGAAACATTTCCTTCAACTGATTCATAGCCTGGTCAAAAATGGCTTGAGAAAGCGATTGAGCTTCACGAGCCATAGAACTCAATGGACCATGAAACAACTGCCTAACACTGTCAGCCAAGCCAGGGCCAGGGCCACACCGCTTCTCTTCGACTTTACGCATTGCCTTCTCTATGCAGTGAGCAATCGTTGCACGCGCTTCCTCTTGTTTATTACGGATAATCGTCGGTGGGGCTTCACTGGTCGAGGGCATCGTTGtagcgtcgttttcggctTTGTTTGTTGCCGTAATGTCCTTCTCTTTATCCGCCGTTTCGAGACATCCGACGGCCGCATCGCTTACGACGGCACTCGGAAGCTTCCACGACTGCATTGCCGCTTTTTTGAAAGCCgcgtcaaacgacgacgcggtcTCGCAAGGCTCGTCTTGATCGATTCCGTCGCTAgcgacgagcggcggcgattgggACTCGATGTAGCATTCTCGAGCCTTTTCGATCGCTTCTTCGCTCAAGAGCAGGTCCAGGAGCTCAGACGTcggcacgacgacgcgctgcATGGCGATTTCAACAAGCGCTGTCCGCTTTCTACACTGTACTATGAGATGGCGGCGGGTTTTCCTGGATGCAGCGTTTCCTGAAAGGTCAGTGCGCAATATGCCCCGTATGTGGCGATTAAATGATTAAATACATTCTAATCTTCATTGGCTTCCATGAAATTTTCCTTGCTATCGTCGCGACTACTATCAGTGCAGTCCATGCTTTCCTTCCCCTTGACAGCTGTTAAAGACGTGGCAGCTGATTCACTACGGAAAATGCTGTGTAGCAGGAGCTTAGAGTCGAGTCCACAGGTTCGAAAGCAATCGTCTGAAGAGAGCCAGGCCAGGCCACGAACAAGATCAGTGTGATCAGAACTTTTGTAACTAGGAGAAGAGCAAAATTTGGCTTATGCTTTAGTAAGAGTTTTTTCGCTCTTACACTGTCTCGTTCTTTAGTGTATCTGTCACAATAGCAAGACTGTCATTGGAGACCGAGGCTAAAAGATTAAAGCTAGATAAATTGCTATTAGCAGGGGATCAAAATGTTCTGGAAATTCTAAATACCTTTGCTTAGAAAACGCTAATCTATTCACTGCATCTGCATGTATGGGCCATTTTCTACTGGCACCATCATTTTTCATATCCATTAAAACTACTTGACCAGTTTCATCACCTGGACAGAGGAGAGGTCCAACAGCTCAGATTCTTATATGTACCAGTCACCTAGAGCCAGCACTTCACTTCCATCCATTTTCCATGCTATGCTTCGAACGCCAACTCCCCGTAGTTCAGAACCTTAGACAAAAAATATAGAAGAGAGCAGACAGAGACTCCGTGTCACTAACAGAATAATTTCCTAGCTGGCTTCACTTCTTGTCTAAGATCCCACATCCTAGCAATGCCATCCTAGAGACAAAAGCTCCACCAACTACAGCCCAGACCCTAGCTATAGTCTACCTGAGAAGCGGACACTAAAATGTCAGGATTTACTGGACTGA from Oscarella lobularis chromosome 11, ooOscLobu1.1, whole genome shotgun sequence includes the following:
- the LOC136192984 gene encoding fibropellin-1-like isoform X1; this encodes MKNFRQILALAFLCLVANRLADAQCTPNSCQNGATCDDTGGPAVCTCVAGYTGATCETNIDECASMPCQNGGTCLDEVNGYQCQCAEGYTGVDCEIDIDECASMPCWYGGSCMEDPRAGFYICSCAAGYTGTSCATNIDECASMPCQNGGMCVDEANAFQCQCARGYTGEQCETDIDECVSMPCLNGGACMEDSLAGYYKCNCATGFTGADCETDIDECVSMPCLNGGSCMEDSLAGYYKCNCVAAYTGADCETNVGDCASMPCQNGGTCTREVKGYQCQCARGFTGADCETDIDECVSMPCLNGGSCMEDSLAGYYKCNCATGFTGADCETDIDECVSMPCLNGGSCMEDSLAGYYRCNCVAGYTGADCETNVGECASMPCGGSEVNGYKLWSIAIALPLLWL
- the LOC136192993 gene encoding uncharacterized protein, with the protein product MSVEIGVGDVLKAFLYDQEYEESGGLAPRALRAESDFVDDDEEEEKLRSNQKKAVADIAGELASIGDQIDRENESALQGPSDVVEALVKKTPDEEEVKRIFDQAAEKAVYLSSMEEGLARVGAVVYLAKKTADLLRGENVPGHISKVFTWAIDYVKNKLGTTFKKKENGTWIAQDPEKHF
- the LOC136192984 gene encoding methylosome protein WDR77-like isoform X2, encoding MASFSMDQHFEALGHDQDGRIALAASSLTGTLWGGSVWTFESDSRTFDAQHASAWAPTESGNTDLTWLETNASDKRLVTTGDAGTVDLWREVETLKRIEFERTLVEHDDVAQSVSVSADKLRVASGSWDASVRVWDLGKECGRSYLAHAEAVYSVSFSPVNPDILVSASQDGIARMWDLRQEVKPARKLFCSELRGVGVRSIAWKMDGSEVLALGDETGQVVLMDMKNDGASRKWPIHADAVNRLAFSKQSFNLLASVSNDSLAIVTDTLKNETVYKSSDHTDLVRGLAWLSSDDCFRTCGLDSKLLLHSIFRSESAATSLTAVKGKESMDCTDSSRDDSKENFMEANED